In the genome of Raphanus sativus cultivar WK10039 chromosome 4, ASM80110v3, whole genome shotgun sequence, one region contains:
- the LOC108854733 gene encoding classical arabinogalactan protein 6-like, which yields MTLRLLSLVVAALAITAVFAADPPAPAEAPKANGNQTEAPKANGNQNGAPKTNGNQTEAPKANGNQNGAPKANENQNGAPKANGDKTSTSPSPAAAASPKSTPAPPPKTTAAPPPKTTAASPQKSTASAPTSPPTASSPTNAKKNSTVTPSSSPSSGGGGTPASSPDSSSGDSSEGPTSSSDSPSASSPPSPTPDMSPTSSSDEGPASEGPEASAPTDRASSLKISVCGSVLAAVAWFLFI from the coding sequence ATGACCCTTCGCCTCCTATCTCTCGTCGTCGCCGCCTTGGCCATTACCGCCGTATTCGCTGCCGATCCTCCGGCACCAGCAGAAGCGCCAAAAGCTAACGGCAACCAAACGGAAGCGCCTAAAGCTAACGGCAACCAAAACGGAGCGCCAAAAACTAACGGCAACCAAACGGAAGCGCCGAAAGCTAACGGCAACCAAAACGGAGCGCCTAAAGCTAACGAAAACCAAAACGGAGCGCCGAAAGCCAACGGCGACAAAACCTCAACATCTCCTTCTCCCGCCGCCGCAGCATCGCCAAAATCAACCCCTGCACCACCGCCAAAAACAACCGCCGCACCACCGCCAAAAACAACCGCCGCGTCACCGCAAAAATCAACCGCCTCGGCCCCAACCTCGCCGCCTACAGCCTCTTCTCCGACCAACGCCAAGAAGAACTCAACCGTCACTCCAAGCTCTTCTCCATCTTCAGGTGGTGGCGGAACTCCGGCTTCAAGTCCCGACTCAAGCTCCGGCGATAGCTCCGAAGGTCCCACCAGCTCATCTGACTCACCCTCCGCCTCGTCTCCACCGTCTCCTACGCCAGACATGTCTCCGACGTCGTCCTCTGATGAAGGACCCGCTAGTGAAGGCCCCGAAGCGTCAGCTCCGACGGATAGAGCCTCATCGCTCAAGATCTCTGTCTGCGGATCCGTTCTCGCCGCCGTTGCATGGTTCTTGTtcatataa
- the LOC108853734 gene encoding uncharacterized protein LOC108853734, which produces MTSRFFLVFLVVISTIANGTLAADAEKPQPVDNKSSPADNSTKSSIDSLGPAQDYPDYEIPVELAPDGIEAVADYAPISPNGGLAQPEAEVDVRASQSSSASRSSSTVWTVVVAVAGGARLFFF; this is translated from the coding sequence ATGACGAGTCGTTTTTTTCTCGTCTTCCTTGTGGTAATCTCGACCATCGCTAATGGAACGTTAGCAGCAGATGCTGAAAAACCTCAACCTGTAGACAACAAATCATCACCAGCAGACAACTCTACAAAGAGCTCGATAGATAGTCTTGGTCCGGCTCAAGATTATCCTGATTATGAAATCCCTGTAGAACTTGCACCGGACGGTATCGAGGCGGTGGCTGATTACGCGCCCATTAGCCCCAACGGAGGACTTGCACAACCCGAAGCAGAAGTAGATGTTAGAGCCTCGCAGTCTAGCTCCGCCTCTAGATCTTCTTCAACAGTTTGGACCGTTGTTGTTGCTGTGGCGGGAGGGGCcagattgtttttcttttga